A region of Thermodesulfobacteriota bacterium DNA encodes the following proteins:
- a CDS encoding carboxymuconolactone decarboxylase family protein: MTEYLFKKDISQDIGLLKKINPELNQAWMDFHNSVFADGALSKKEKETIAVACAHITRCPYCIRGRVMTSKKNGATDEEIVEAIYVAMRFAMGAPYAFSSIAFEAVDAIEDGIPLTEGHFFKKDITHEINHFKDSSGENLSKPFLEFHKKVFADGALSKEMKRGLIGLACAHLTRCPYCIRGCVKDALSFGVSKAKMAEAINVAMVMGAGACYAHTGIAMDTLATINAREAERVKTAAGK; this comes from the coding sequence ATGACGGAATATCTATTCAAGAAAGACATATCCCAGGACATAGGCCTTCTCAAAAAGATCAATCCGGAGCTCAATCAGGCATGGATGGATTTTCATAACAGCGTTTTTGCGGACGGTGCGTTAAGCAAAAAAGAGAAGGAGACCATAGCCGTTGCCTGCGCCCATATCACTAGATGCCCATATTGCATAAGGGGCCGGGTAATGACATCCAAGAAGAACGGGGCAACCGACGAAGAGATTGTAGAAGCAATTTACGTGGCGATGCGTTTTGCCATGGGCGCCCCCTACGCCTTCTCCAGCATAGCCTTCGAAGCGGTGGACGCGATTGAAGACGGCATTCCTCTTACCGAGGGACATTTCTTCAAAAAGGACATCACCCATGAGATCAATCACTTCAAGGACTCCAGTGGAGAAAATTTGTCAAAGCCGTTCTTGGAATTCCACAAGAAGGTTTTCGCCGACGGGGCGCTCAGCAAGGAGATGAAAAGAGGCCTCATCGGGCTTGCCTGTGCCCATCTGACCAGATGCCCATACTGCATAAGGGGTTGCGTGAAAGATGCCCTCAGCTTCGGTGTATCGAAAGCGAAGATGGCCGAGGCTATAAACGTGGCCATGGTCATGGGGGCCGGGGCATGTTACGCCCATACCGGAATTGCCATGGATACATTAGCCACTATTAATGCTAGAGAAGCGGAAAGGGTTAAGACCGCGGCCGGTAAGTAG
- a CDS encoding pseudouridine synthase, with the protein MMVRLNRYLSMCGISSRRKADELIRKGMVKINGLVVNQLGQEVDTERDEIEVLGKVVIPEKKRYVILNKPRLYLTALGKDEGGKKTIEELIKDIPERVYPVGRLDYDTEGLLILTNDGELANRILHPRYKLPKIYIALVRGTVSRDTLEKMISGTRLQDGSAIPDSVRIIKQENENSVLEITFHEGRKHLVKRFLSNFGHPILRLKRIAEGPIKLGKLPMGRWRYIKERELIALRKSMGMNL; encoded by the coding sequence ATGATGGTCAGGCTAAATCGATATCTTTCTATGTGTGGCATTTCCTCGAGAAGGAAGGCGGATGAACTCATAAGGAAAGGAATGGTAAAAATAAATGGTCTCGTAGTAAATCAACTTGGGCAAGAGGTCGATACGGAAAGAGACGAAATTGAAGTCCTTGGTAAGGTGGTAATACCAGAGAAAAAAAGGTATGTGATTCTTAATAAGCCCCGTCTTTATCTAACCGCACTGGGAAAGGACGAGGGCGGGAAGAAAACCATCGAAGAACTAATCAAGGATATCCCGGAAAGGGTTTATCCCGTGGGAAGGCTGGACTACGATACCGAAGGGCTTTTGATTCTCACAAACGACGGAGAGCTGGCCAACAGAATACTTCATCCCCGATACAAACTGCCTAAAATTTATATCGCCCTAGTCAGAGGGACGGTCAGTAGGGATACACTCGAAAAAATGATTAGCGGAACCCGTCTCCAAGACGGCAGTGCAATTCCGGACTCCGTGAGAATAATAAAACAGGAGAATGAGAACAGCGTCCTGGAGATAACATTCCACGAGGGAAGGAAGCATCTAGTCAAGAGATTTCTTTCAAATTTTGGCCACCCGATCCTGAGGTTAAAGAGGATTGCAGAGGGGCCGATAAAGCTGGGCAAACTCCCTATGGGCCGGTGGAGATATATTAAAGAGAGAGAATTAATCGCTCTCCGAAAATCAATGGGTATGAATCTATGA
- a CDS encoding TetR/AcrR family transcriptional regulator: protein MKKSKEKIIKVASDLFHKKGYQRTSVDEILERSGVKKSNFYYHFKSKEELALKVLDLRIEEFESNVIYTTLRDASLSPKKRLHKFYERVKAFHQSLKCRAGCPFGNLAIEMSDVNEKFRKRLGLFFERWERTIENCIREGVENGDFRSDLNPALAAGLILSQLEGAIMMVKTYKTLDPLAKGAQSVLKLLEAA from the coding sequence GTGAAAAAAAGCAAGGAGAAAATAATAAAAGTCGCCTCGGATTTGTTCCATAAGAAGGGATACCAGCGGACCTCCGTGGATGAGATACTGGAACGGAGTGGAGTAAAAAAAAGTAACTTCTATTATCACTTTAAAAGTAAAGAGGAACTGGCTCTCAAGGTCCTGGATCTTAGAATAGAAGAGTTTGAATCGAACGTAATCTACACGACTCTCCGAGATGCTTCTCTTTCTCCCAAGAAAAGGCTTCATAAATTCTACGAGCGGGTGAAGGCTTTTCATCAAAGTCTTAAGTGTAGGGCCGGGTGTCCGTTTGGGAACCTGGCTATAGAGATGAGCGATGTAAACGAAAAATTCAGAAAAAGGCTGGGCCTCTTCTTCGAGAGGTGGGAGAGAACGATAGAAAATTGTATAAGAGAGGGGGTTGAGAATGGTGATTTTAGGAGTGACCTAAACCCTGCCCTTGCCGCAGGATTGATTCTCTCCCAACTGGAAGGGGCAATTATGATGGTTAAAACCTATAAGACACTCGACCCCCTGGCCAAAGGAGCCCAGTCTGTACTGAAGTTATTAGAAGCGGCATAG